DNA from Patescibacteria group bacterium:
GCATATTTCCGTTCACCGCGTACGGGAATAGGAATCTGGTAATTTGCGCCGCCAATACGACGCCCTCGCACTTCGACGAGAGGCATGACGTTTTTGACCGCTTCATCAAAAATATCCAAGGGATTTTTTCCCGTCTTCTTTTCTATTACTTGAAACGCCTTGTAGACAATGCGTTCTGCAAGGAGTTTTTTGCCGTCCTCCATGACGTAATTGATAAACTTTGCCAATACGGTATTGCCGTATTTCGGATCAGGAATCAGCGGATGTTTTGGTGATGGTCCTCGTCTCATACTGGTTTAAGATTTTTTAGGTCGTTTTGCGCCATAGAGCGATCGGCCCTGGCGGCGCGTGGCAACTCCGGACGTATCATACACGCCGCGGACAATGTGATAGCGCACACCCGGAAGGTCTTTTACGCGCCCACCTCGGATAAGCACGATGGAGTGCTCTTGGAGGTTATGGCCAATACCCGGAATATATGCCGTTACTTCCATGCCGTTCGACAAACGAACACGGGCGATTTTGCGCAATGCGGAGTTCGGTTTCTTTGGCGTCATTGTCGTTACTTTGACACAGACTCCTCGTTTGAACGGCGCTGCCACGGTCGTGCGCCTGCGATGGAGCGTATCAAGAGTGAATTGCAATGCCGGCGATTTTGATTTTTTCGCTATTCGCGTTCTTCCGTGCCTGATAAGCTGGTTGACTGTTGACATACGAAAATATAAAA
Protein-coding regions in this window:
- the rpsL gene encoding 30S ribosomal protein S12, which gives rise to MSTVNQLIRHGRTRIAKKSKSPALQFTLDTLHRRRTTVAAPFKRGVCVKVTTMTPKKPNSALRKIARVRLSNGMEVTAYIPGIGHNLQEHSIVLIRGGRVKDLPGVRYHIVRGVYDTSGVATRRQGRSLYGAKRPKKS
- the rpsG gene encoding 30S ribosomal protein S7 codes for the protein MRRGPSPKHPLIPDPKYGNTVLAKFINYVMEDGKKLLAERIVYKAFQVIEKKTGKNPLDIFDEAVKNVMPLVEVRGRRIGGANYQIPIPVRGERKYALAFRWMLAGARGKKKRAMFERLADELMAAAQKEGDAIKKRNDVHRMAEANRAFAHFARFSR